Within the Leptotrichia sp. oral taxon 498 genome, the region AGTTTACAATAGAAGTTTTGATAAAACTTTACCACTTGTAGAAAAAGGAGCTAAAAACACAAAAAATGTGGAAGAAATTTTTGAATAAAATGACATTATATTCTTTATGATTTCAAATTACAGTGCGGCATTAGAAATTTTAAATGAAAATGTTTTATCAAAAATAAAGGGTAAAAAAATAGTAAATATGAGTACAATTTCACCTACTGAAAAGTAAAGCTGTAGGAAAACTTGTTATTGAAAATAATGGAAAATATATTGAAGCACCAGTATCTGGATCAGTAGGAGCTGCTACTGCTGGAGTTCTATTAATATTAGTTGGAGGAAATGAAGCTGATACCAAAGATTTATATTCAATTTTTGATATTTTAGGAAGTAAAACATATTATTTTGGAGAATTAGGAAAAGCAACTGGAGCAAAATTAGTATTAAATTCTTTACTTGGAATATTTGGAGAAGCTTATAGTGAAGTATTATTATTAGC harbors:
- a CDS encoding NAD(P)-binding domain-containing protein; translated protein: MAKIGWIGLGQMGTPMVENLLKASVDVTVYNRSFDKTLPLVEKGAKNTKNVEEIFE
- a CDS encoding NAD(P)-binding domain-containing protein, with amino-acid sequence MEAPVSGSVGAATAGVLLILVGGNEADTKDLYSIFDILGSKTYYFGELGKATGAKLVLNSLLGIFGEAYSEVLLLAQNFGIIQKLL